A DNA window from Tachysurus vachellii isolate PV-2020 chromosome 20, HZAU_Pvac_v1, whole genome shotgun sequence contains the following coding sequences:
- the LOC132862901 gene encoding short transient receptor potential channel 7-like, translated as MSRGCSELQTAPGRPELLLLHALPLSGQVEFECSDCGDQLPVHPIHHHEHFMDTHHTFEAMQRRHTTLREKGRRGPAYMFSERDKSVTAEEERFLDAAEYGNIPVVRKMLEDSETLNVNCVDYMGQNALQLAVANEHLEVTELLLKKEGLARVGDALLLAISKGYVRIVEAILAHPAFEGGLRFAPSILEREQKNDDDFYAYDEDGTRFSRDVTPVILAAQCQEYEIIHTLLVKGARIEKPHDHFCKCAECAEKQRQDSFSHSRSRMNAYKGLASAAYLCLSSEDPVLTALELSNELTQLANIETEFKNDYRKLSMQCKDFVVGVLDLCRNTEEVEAILNGNVDHKVPQGDNSRPCLSRVKLAIRFEVKKFVAHPNCQQQLLTLWYENLSGLRQQSIGVKCLTVLGVMATLPFLAIAYWVMPYSKLGQVLRSPFMKFVAHAVSFTTFLCLLVLNASDRFDGVKNLPNETITDHPRQVFRVKTTRFSWTEMLIMKWVLGMIWSECKEIWEDGLREYVTQLWNILDFGMLSIFVASFTARFMAFLQASRAQLYVDQYVTSSDLSNASLPDEVAYYTYARNRWLPSDPQIISEGLYSIAVVLSFSRIAYILPANESFGPLQISLGRTVKDIFKFMVIFIMVFLAFMIGMFNLYSYYLGAKYNPAFTTIEESFKTLFWSIFGLSEVMSVVLKYDHKFIENIGYVLYGVYNVMMVIVLLNMLIAMMNHSYQEIEEDADVEWKFARAKLWLSYFDEGRTLPPPFNLVPSPKSFYYMGLRTRSCLVRLCKAKGLHGSQQDMDTPNSRPKLHRYRLCLSQDEYAMRNSIKHPSRYQKIMKRLIKRYVLKAQTDSENDEVNEGELKEIKQDISSLRYELLEEKSQVTAELADLIQQLGDRLCKSTKKP; from the exons ATGTCGCGTGGATGTTCGGAGCTCCAAACGGCACCCGGCAGACCGGAGTTGCTTCTCCTCCATGCGCTTCCGTTAAGTGGACAGGTGGAGTTCGAGTGCAGCGACTGCGGTGATCAGCTGCCGGTTCACCCGATTCATCATCACGAGCACTTTATGGATACACATCACAc GTTTGAAGCCATGCAGCGCAGACACACGACGCTGAGGGAGAAAGGTCGCAGGGGGCCGGCGTATATGTTCAGCGAGCGCGATAAAAGTGTCACGGCTGAAGAGGAGCGCTTCCTGGATGCTGCTGAGTATGGTAACATCCCGGTTGTCCGGAAGATGCTCGAAGACTCTGAGACGCTCAATGTGAACTGTGTGGACTACATGGGCCAGAATGCTCTGCAGCTTGCCGTGGCCAACGAGCACCTGGAAGTGACCGAGCTGCTCCTGAAGAAGGAAGGTCTAGCCCGAGTGGGTGATGCCTTGCTCCTGGCTATCAGTAAAGGCTATGTGCGCATTGTGGAGGCCATTTTGGCACATCCGGCTTTCGAAGGTGGCCTCCGCTTTGCCCCAAGTATCTTGGAACGTGAACAAAAAAATGATGACGACTTCTACGCATACGATGAGGACGGAACACGGTTCTCACGCGACGTGACACCAGTGATCCTGGCTGCTCAGTGTCAGGAGTATGAGATTATACACACCCTGCTGGTCAAGGGTGCACGTATTGAAAAGCCTCACGATCACTTCTGCAAGTGTGCTGAGTGTGCCGAGAAGCAGAGGCAAGACTCATTCAGCCACTCTCGCTCACGCATGAACGCCTACAAAGGCCTGGCCAGTGCTGCCTACCTCTGCCTTTCCAGTGAAGATCCTGTGCTGACCGCCTTGGAGCTCAGCAACGAGCTTACCCAACTTGCCAACATCGAAACTGAGTTTAAG aACGACTACAGAAAGTTGTCCATGCAGTGTAAAGACTTTGTGGTCGGGGTGTTGGATTTGTGTCGGAACACGGAGGAAGTCGAAGCCATTCTGAACGGAAACGTGGACCATAAAGTGCCCCAGGGTGACAACAGCAGACCGTGCCTGAGCCGGGTAAAACTGGCCATCAGGTTTGAGGTCAAAAAG TTTGTGGCTCATCCGAACTGTCAGCAGCAACTCCTGACACTGTGGTATGAAAATCTGTCGGGTTTGAGGCAGCAGTCTATTGGAGTGAAATGTTTAACGGTTCTTGGGGTGATGGCGACTCTGCCCTTCTTGGCCATCGCATACTGGGTCATGCCGTACAGCAAG CTGGGTCAGGTTCTACGCAGTCCTTTCATGAAATTCGTGGCCCATGCGGTGTCCTTCACAACTTTCCTGTGCCTGCTGGTGCTCAATGCATCCGATCGCTTTGATGGAGTCAAAAATCTGCCCAATGAAACGATCACTGATCACCCGCGGCAGGTGTTCCGGGTCAAAACTACCCGCTTCTCCTGGACTGAGATGCTAATAATGAAATGGGTGCTTG GAATGATCTGGTCAGAGTGTAAAGAAATTTGGGAGGACGGGTTACGTGAGTATGTCACGCAACTCTGGAACATTTTGGACTTCGGCATGCTGTCCATCTTCGTGGCGTCATTCACAGCTAGGTTCATGGCATTTCTGCAGGCCTCTCGTGCACAGCTGTACGTCGACCAATACGTGACGAGCTCGGACCTGAGCAACGCCTCGCTTCCTGATGAAGTGGCCTACTATACTTATG CGAGGAACCGGTGGCTTCCATCTGACCCCCAGATCATCTCTGAAGGTCTCTACTCTATTGCCGTGGTCCTGAGTTTCTCACGCATCGCTTACATCCTGCCAGCCAATGAAAGCTTCGGACCTTTACAGATCTCGCTGGGCCGCACAGTAAAggacatttttaaattcatggtCATCTTCATCATGGTCTTCCTTGCGTTCATGATCGGCATGTTCAACCTGTACTCTTACTACCTGGGGGCCAAGTATAACCCTGCATTCACCAC gATAGAAGAAAGCTTCAAGACACTGTTCTGGTCCATCTTTGGTTTGAGCGAGGTGATGTCTGTGGTGTTAAAGTACGATCATAAGTTCATTGAGAACATCGGCTACGTTCTGTACGGTGTCTACAATGTTATGATGGTGATCGTGCTGCTCAACATGCTGATTGCCATGATGAACCACTCCTACCAGGAGATCGAG GAGGATGCAGATGTCGAGTGGAAGTTTGCCCGTGCTAAGCTTTGGCTCTCGTACTTTGATGAAGGCAggactcttcctcctcctttcaATCTGGTGCCCAGTCCAAAGTCCTTCTATTACATGGGCCTTCGCACAAGATCTTGTCTCGTCAGGCTGTGCAAAGCTAAAGGTCTTCATGGAAGTCAGCAAGACATGGACACTCCAAATTCTCGACCTAAG CTCCACAGGTATCGACTGTGCCTCAGTCAAGATGAATATGCAATGAGAAATTCTATCAAACACCCAAGCAGATACCAG AAGATCATGAAGCGTCTCATTAAGCGATACGTCCTGAAGGCCCAAACTGACAGTGAAAATGACGAGGTCAATGAAG GTGAGCTGAAGGAGATAAAGCAGGACATCTCCAGCCTACGCTACGAACTTTTGGAGGAAAAATCTCAGGTCACGGCAGAACTCGCCGATCTCATCCAGCAGCTGGGTGATAGACTTTGTAAATCAACCAAGAAACCCTGA
- the LOC132862913 gene encoding eukaryotic peptide chain release factor subunit 1-like has protein sequence MADDPSAADRNVEIWKIKKLIKSLEAARGNGTSMISLIIPPKDQISRVAKMLADEFGTASNIKSRVNRLSVLGAITSVQQRLKLYNKVPPNGLVVYCGTIMTEEGKEKKVNIDFEPFKPINTSLYLCDNKFHTEALTALLSDDSKFGFIVIDGSGALFGTLQGNTREVLHKFTVDLPKKHGRGGQSALRFARLRMEKRHNYVRKVAETAVQLFVSNDKVNVAGMVLAGSADFKTELSQSDMFDPRLQAKVLKLVDISYGGENGFNQAIELSAEVLSNVKFIQEKKLIGRYFDEISQDTGKYCFGVEDTLKAMEMGAVEILIVYENLDTMRYVLRCHGAEGSGPENDEKTLYLTPEQEKDKSHFTDKETGQEHELLESMPLLEWFANNYKKFGATLEIVTDKSQEGSQFVKGFGGIGGILRYRVDFQGMDYEGEDEELYDLDDY, from the exons ATGGCGGATGACCCGAGCGCTGCGGACAGGAACGTGGAAATCTGGAAGATAAAGAAGTTGATCAAAAGCCTTGAAGCAGCTAGAGG GAATGGCACCAGTATGATTTCCCTCATCATCCCACCGAAGGACCAGATCTCCCGGGTGGCTAAGATGCTGGCGGACGAGTTCGGCACGGCGTCCAACATTAAGAGCAGGGTGAACCGACTGTCCGTGCTGGGAGCCATCACTTCAGTGCAGCAGAGACTCAAACTCTAcaacaaag TGCCCCCCAATGGCCTGGTGGTGTACTGCGGAACCATCATGACCGAGGAGggcaaagagaagaaagtcAACATCGACTTTGAGCCGTTCAAGCCGATCAACACGTCGCTGTATTTATGCGACAACAAGTTTCACacagag GCTCTTACCGCGTTGCTCTCGGACGACAGTAAGTTCGGCTTCATCGTGATCGACGGCAGCGGCGCTCTCTTCGGAACTCTGCAAGGCAACACCAGGGAGGTTCTGCATAAATTCACCGTGGACCTGCCGAAAAAGCACG GACGAGGAGGTCAGTCCGCCCTGCGATTCGCCCGCCTGAGGATGGAGAAAAGGCACAACTACGTGAGAAAGGTGGCGGAGACGGCCGTGCAGCTGTTCGTCTCCAACGACAAGGTCAACGTCGCCGGGATGGTCCTCGCCGGATCGGCCGATTTCAAAACCGAGCTCAGCCAGTCGGACATGTTCGACCCG AGGTTACAAGCCAAGGTGCTGAAACTGGTGGACATTTCTTACGGAGGGGAGAACGGCTTCAATCAGGCGATCGAGCTGTCGGCCGAGGTTCTCTCCAACGTCAAATTCATTCAGGAGAAGAAGCTGATAG GACGTTACTTTGACGAGATCAGTCAGGACACGGGGAAGTACTGCTTTGGAGTCGAGGACACGCTGAAGGCTATGGAGATGGGAGCCGTGGAGATTCTAATCGTCTACGAGAACTTGGACACCATGCGATATGTACTACGCTGCCATGGAGCTGAGGGCAGTGGGCCTGAaaatg ATGAAAAGACACTATATTTGACGCCCGAGCAGGAGAAGGATAAATCTCACTTCACAGACAAAGAg ACAGGGCAGGAGCACGAGCTCTTAGAGAGCATGCCACTGCTCGAGTGGTTCGCCAACAACTACAAGAAATTTGGGGCGACGCTGGAGATCGTGACGGACAAAAGCCAGGAGGGCTCACAGTTTGTGAAGGGCTTCGGAGGGATCGGAG GAATTTTGCGATACAGGGTGGATTTCCAGGGCATGGACTACGAGGGAGAAGACGAGGAGCTGTACGACTTGGATGACTACTAG